The DNA region GACGTCATGGCGTAGTTGATGGCCTTCTGGACGATCGTGAACGACGAATGGGCGTTGTCGGGCCCGCCGTACGTATCCAGCGGATGGATGGAGAGAAAACGCTCGACCTCCGCGAAGTAGTCGTCGGGGATCAGGCAATCCGAGTCGAAGAAGACCATGTAGTCTCCCTGCGCACGCTCCATGCCGAAGTTCCTGCTGTCGCCGGGCCCCGTGTTCTTCTTGAAGAAGTACCGGATATCGAGACGATCCGCATAACGCCGGACGATATGTTCGCTCGTCTCCGTCGAACCATCCTCGACCAGGACGATTTCGAAGTTCGTATAGGTTTGTCGAGCCAGGCTTTCCAACAGCTCATCCACTTCATTCGGACGGTTGAATACCGGTACGATCACGGAGTATTTCTTCATTGGGCGATGTCGGTGAGCTTGGTTTCGGAAGGCCATCAATTTAGCGAGCCCCGCGTGGGCCACCAAAGTGGTTCGGTGACAGGATCGCGGCATTCACGCATGCAGATCATAGCTGGGTCGTATCGCCATGCCACTCGATCAGGAATGGAATGGTCCTGGTCGTATCGGTGCGATCCTTTCTTCTCGGAAATTTGCGCAAGTAAATGCTTGCATATATATTCGCGGCATGATTGAAGCACGAAGAGATGCCTTTCAGGCAATAGCGGATCCCACGAGGCGAGCGATCATCGGTATGGTTGCGAGAGAACCCGTGAACGTCAGTGCCATCGCGGAGCGGTTCGACGTGAGTCGTCAGGCCATATCACTGCATCTGAAGATCCTGACCGAATGCGGTCTGGTAACGATGAGACAGCAGGGCCGCGAACGTATCTGTGAAGCGAAACTGGAAACGTTGCGTGAAGTGAACGAGTGGGTACGGCAGTACAGGCAATTCTGGGAAACGAAACTGGGTGCATTGGACAAGTTCTTGAACAAGACCAGGACATCAGGAACATGAACAGGAAAGAAGTGGTCGTCGAACGTACCTTCCATACCTCCGTCGAAGAGGTGTGGAAAGCTCTTACGGACAAGGACCAGTTGAAGGAATGGTATTTCGAGGTTTCGGATTTCGAACCTGAGCCAGGCTTCGAATTCCGGTTCTATGGAGAGAACGAGGGGATACGATTCCTGCACATATGCACCGTCGTCGAAGTAGAGCGGGGGCGGAGGCTATCCTATACCTGGCGGTATGAAGGGTATCCCGGCGAGTCTCTCGTAACGTTCGAGCTGGTGAGCGAAGGCACGGAACGAACCCGTCTGACAGTGACCCATCGTGGTCTGGATACATTCCCTGCAGACAGTCCTCATTTCGTCGTGGAGAACTTCAATGCCGGCTGGAACGGCCTGTTCGGACAGTTGCTTCGCCATCTCGAAGAACGACGTGCACCTGTTCCATCATCCGATGACTACGGCTGCGAGATCGATCTGAATGCAACGATCGAGAGCATCTACGATGCGTTGACGAACCGGATACCACTATGGTGGACGGAGCAGTTCGAAGGATCGGCTGACCGACAAGGTTCGATATTCACCGTTCGTTTCGGTGACAGGGTTTTCAAGACGATGAACGTGACGGAACTATCGTCGAACGCCAGGGTGGTGTGGTTCGTAGTCGACGCGAAGCTGGATATTCCCGGAGTGGACGATCCGACCGAATGGATCGGAACCACCATCGTATGGGACATCCTCCGGCAGGAGGACCATGCTCGTGTACGCCTCGTGCATATCGGTCTTCGTCCGATCGTCTCATGCCATGAGATATGCGCCGACGGTTGGCGGCAGTTCATCGCAAGTCTGAAGTCGTATGTCGAATCGGGAGCGGGTGCTCCGTTCAGAACGCAGGATAGCAGCAAGGATGTCGGCCGATAACGATGACGGCCGATGCAACGTGTGTCGCATCGGCCGTCGAGTCCTTCATCCATCGGTCGATACCATCATCAGCGATGATCGGTGCCGTCACCGTCCCTATTGATAGAAGACGCTGCTTCTCAGCGCCTTCTGCGCATC from Candidatus Kapaibacterium thiocyanatum includes:
- a CDS encoding transcriptional regulator, which translates into the protein MIEARRDAFQAIADPTRRAIIGMVAREPVNVSAIAERFDVSRQAISLHLKILTECGLVTMRQQGRERICEAKLETLREVNEWVRQYRQFWETKLGALDKFLNKTRTSGT